Below is a genomic region from Syntrophales bacterium.
CCGATTGCGAGCATGATATATGCCATGGTGAACTGTGCTTCACCGAAAGAGTAAATCAACGGAATAAGTATGGGAAACGTCGTTCCAACAAAGGCGACGGTAATCCCGACAACGCCACCCACAAGAAACGGCAAAGCCATGGTAATGAGAACAAGCGGAACATGGAGCATTCTGAATTCGTTGCTTATTGCTTCAACCGCACGGCTGCCCTCCATCATTCCTTTGAAAATAAAAATAGCTATCACCATGTATATCATGCTGCGGATATGAGGATCAGCAAGAAGGTTTCGTATCTGGGTTTTACTGAAACCATTTTTACGCCAGATCCAGCCTATCGCTATGCATAGAGCAATGACAAGCCCTGCCTCTTTCGATACCGTAAAATCTGGTAATAGAAAAGACAAGATAATTCCGATGCCCAGTCCCATGAATATCACAATGAGAATCGGCGTAAGTTCCGTCACAAAGGGTTTTACCGAAGGGCGCCCCTTGAAATCTTTGAGTTTATTCGATTTATTAAGTCCCTTTATCGGAAGGTAACCGAAAGAGATGGACACTATGGTCAATGGAGACATAACCGTAACAAATGTCCAGAGGTTAATATCGGCAAGAGTTATCGCAAGGAGCACACCCGGATATAGCGGCCACCAGTACTCCCAGATGTGCCGGAACCAATAGTTTACGAAACTCAACATATCGGGTGCGAGAGACGTGTCTTTACCCAGTTCTTTAACCATGGGAGCGGAAAAAATGGCACCTCCCGGCATGGGCAAGAGCCCTATCAAGGCGGGGAATACGACAAGCTTTATCCGGGGATTTGAAACAAGCCCTTGAAAGTTTACAAGAAGTCGCCTCATTTGACCGGCCATTTCCATGCTACTGCTTAGAACAAGAATAAGCGAAACAATTATAGCAAGAAATACTGTCTTCGGATATATGATGGATTCTAATGCAGTCTGCACCATGGCCTTCGGGCCTAATCCGAACAGGATCCCCAGGAGTAATGCCCCTATAAGAAAAGCATTTCCCAGGGAGAGTTTCTTTCTTATACAGATGAGAACGAAGACAAAGACCAGAGAGATTCTGATGATGGCTGAAATATGTAAAATAAACTCCATAGATTATGAATGTCCTTTATGGAAATGCCGGGCGCCTTACTGTTTTTCATATGTCATCCAGTCTACGGAGTCAAGCAATCAAAAAGGATATCCTTTGAGGTATCCTCTGATTGGAGGAAATGGCTCTCCCCGCCGCAAGCGGCGGGGCATTGAAAAATCATAATAAAAATCCCTCAGTAAACAATTGTAACACCTGGCTCAATATGCTATTGATATACCTTCAAATATCAAGGCACTTCGGAAAAA
It encodes:
- a CDS encoding DUF401 family protein; its protein translation is MEFILHISAIIRISLVFVFVLICIRKKLSLGNAFLIGALLLGILFGLGPKAMVQTALESIIYPKTVFLAIIVSLILVLSSSMEMAGQMRRLLVNFQGLVSNPRIKLVVFPALIGLLPMPGGAIFSAPMVKELGKDTSLAPDMLSFVNYWFRHIWEYWWPLYPGVLLAITLADINLWTFVTVMSPLTIVSISFGYLPIKGLNKSNKLKDFKGRPSVKPFVTELTPILIVIFMGLGIGIILSFLLPDFTVSKEAGLVIALCIAIGWIWRKNGFSKTQIRNLLADPHIRSMIYMVIAIFIFKGMMEGSRAVEAISNEFRMLHVPLVLITMALPFLVGGVVGITVAFVGTTFPILIPLIYSFGEAQFTMAYIMLAIGSGFIGVLLSPLHICLLLSNQYFGTTLTPVYKHLWLPSLCFILSAFAYFWVLRWAFM